The genomic DNA GCGGCGCCTCGCCGCTGATGCTGCTCACCATGCCACTGCTGGGCGGCATCCTGCTGGGCGCCATCAACCTCGCCTTGTCGCGCTGGTATCCGCGCCAGCCGGTGGACCCGATCGAGGCCAATGCCCTCTATGGCGGCAAGCTCTCCTTCCGCGACGGGCTGGTGGTCGCGGTGCAGAACATCGTTTCCAACGGCTTCGGCGCCTCGGTGGGGCTGGAGGCGGGCTATACCCAGGCGGCCAGCGGCGTCTCCTCCTGGCTGGGGCAGCGGCTGGGGCTGCGGCGCGGCGACCTGCGGCTGCTGGTGGGCTGCGGCGCGGCCGGGGCCATCGCCGCCGCCTTCGACGCGCCGCTGACCGGCGCCTTCTATGCCTTCGAGCTGGTGATCGGCACCTATGCCATCGCCAGCCTCGCCCCGGTGGTGGCCAGCGCCGTCACCGCCACGCTGGTGGCCCGGGCGCTGAGCGGCGAGACCTATGTGGTGGTGCCGGGCGGCGTCACGCCGCCCGGGCTGGAGGGCTACGTGCTGTCCCTGCTGCTCGGCCTCGCCTGCGCCCTGGCGGGGATCGCGCTGATGCGCGGCGTGACCTTCACCGAGGCCACGATGCGCCGCTTCCTGCGCTGGGCGCCGCTGCGCCCGGCCCTCGGCGGGCTGGTGGTGGGCCTGCTGGCGCTGGTCTCGCCCATCGCGCTCTCGGCCGGGCACGGGGCGCTGCACTTCACCTTTGCCACCGAATCCACCGGCTTCGACATCCTCTGGCTGGTGCTGCTGAAGAGCCTGGCGGTGGTGATCTCGCTCGGCGCGGGCTTCCGCGGCGGCTTGTTCTTCGCCTCGCTGCTGCTGGGCGCGCTGGTCGGCAAGGTCTTCGCCGCCGGGGTGGACCTCGTGCTGCCGGGGATGGACCCGCTGCTGCTGTCCCTGGTCGGGATGAGCGCCTTCGGCTCGGCGGTGGTGGGCGCGCCGCTGGCCATGACCTTCCTGGCGCTGGAGACCACCGGCAACTTCGTGGTGGCCGGCAGCGTGCTGGCGGCGGTGACCGTGGCCGGCCTCGTGACGCGGCGGCTCTTCGGCTACTCCTTCGCCACCTGGCGCTTCCACCTGCGCGGCGAGACCATCCGTTCCGCCCACGACATCGGCTGGCTGCGCGAGCTCAGCGTCGGCAAGCTGATGCGGCGGGATCTGCGGACCGTGCGCAACGACACGAAGCTCGCCTCCTTCCGGCGCGACTTCCCGCTGGGCTCCACCGCGCGCGTCGTCGCGGTGGACGAACAGGGCCGCTATGCCGGCCTCATCTCCGTGGCCGAGGCCTATGGCGCCGCGCCGGAGGTGGAGACGGTGGAGCCGCTGCTGCAGTTCCGCGACCGTGCCCTGCTGCCGGCCATGAACGCCAAGGAGGCCATGGCCGTCTTCGACACGGTGGAGACCGAGGCGCTGGTGGTGGTGGACGGGGTGGAGAGCCGCAAGGTGCTGGGCCTGCTCACCGCCAGCCACCTGCTGCGCCGCTATGGCGAGGAGGTGGAGCGCCGGCGGCGCGAGGAAACCGGGCTGGCGGCCTGACCGGGCCTGCCGCCGGCACGGCTAGGTGCCGGACCGGACACGGGATTCGGCGGCGGGAG from Roseomonas gilardii includes the following:
- a CDS encoding chloride channel protein, whose protein sequence is MIALRLHVRPIRDVASFRAWLRASEFGLVGLAVLTGVLSGLVAVVMGGLARGLHVQLFGQDSAHGLSILRGASPLMLLTMPLLGGILLGAINLALSRWYPRQPVDPIEANALYGGKLSFRDGLVVAVQNIVSNGFGASVGLEAGYTQAASGVSSWLGQRLGLRRGDLRLLVGCGAAGAIAAAFDAPLTGAFYAFELVIGTYAIASLAPVVASAVTATLVARALSGETYVVVPGGVTPPGLEGYVLSLLLGLACALAGIALMRGVTFTEATMRRFLRWAPLRPALGGLVVGLLALVSPIALSAGHGALHFTFATESTGFDILWLVLLKSLAVVISLGAGFRGGLFFASLLLGALVGKVFAAGVDLVLPGMDPLLLSLVGMSAFGSAVVGAPLAMTFLALETTGNFVVAGSVLAAVTVAGLVTRRLFGYSFATWRFHLRGETIRSAHDIGWLRELSVGKLMRRDLRTVRNDTKLASFRRDFPLGSTARVVAVDEQGRYAGLISVAEAYGAAPEVETVEPLLQFRDRALLPAMNAKEAMAVFDTVETEALVVVDGVESRKVLGLLTASHLLRRYGEEVERRRREETGLAA